The Pagrus major chromosome 5, Pma_NU_1.0 genomic sequence ATCAAGATAGACTTCTGCTCCACCAGGGATTACCATGACGAGGGCTGCAGTACAGCAGTGATGTTCAACCTGGGCAATGAAATCCACTTCCTGATTGGGGTCAGTGTCTGCAAGagaagtttaatttatttatttaccacCTGCAGTTATGATGCATTGGTTACATGCAAATGCAAGCATTTTTCTTCTACTTATGAGCTGTGGTACTTTTAATTGctcattttttttgctgttccTGTTCATGCTATGCTGTATGCATGTCTCATTTTTCTGAATTTCATTTGTCATTGATTTTTATTCTATCACAGTGCTTGCTAAGAAATCACAACGTATAATTTAGcaatatttaatgtaaattatatgtaaatatatttgtgtaaattaaacatttctggGAATGGTAGTTACTCTTTATATGAAGCATGGTATAACTGGTTACAACATTATTATCTTCACAGGGGGATAAAGAAAATGTCGTGACTGACTGGACGATGGACCCTCATCAGGCCAAGATGTGCCTCGCTCACTCTGTCAACAATAGCCTAATTCCAGGTAAAGCTCTTCCTTTATGTATAGTATTTCAATGTGCTTTCTGTAAGATGCTAAATATTTATTATCAACTGGCagtatttaatatatttaacttttttaatcAACAAGTGATATATATTTGTGCTCAGGTTATGGGACATAGGTAGGAATAAATACAGTGTATAGTAAAACCCAGTAACAATAGAGAAGATAAGAAATGGAAACACAATGTGAACTAtttataaaacaagaaaaaggttaaaattCTGTAACATATATTCTTAAATGTTTACTTCAAAGGTGTGAGGAAGATGGTTGTGGTGGAAAATCTCTTGTATATTCTCGACACTGAGGTGAGTTGAGTTGTATCACCTGTAGTTGTTTGATAAACTATTGCATGAGGTCCCATCACAAGTATTTGAGGTTTGCTTTGCGTTTTTCAGGATACCCTGAGTCTTTGGGACCTACATTTCCTTGTCATGATTCACTGTTGGCCGGATGTTGCCATTCATGACTTTGAACTCACCACAGAATGTGGCTCTGCCTCCATGGTGGCGTATGTATCAATGCTTTATAACTTGCTGCAGCAGTAAATACGCAGCGGGACTTCAAtgaaacaatgtttaaaatgttaattattctGTTTGCATTACAGCCAAGACAAGGGCAGCATGAAGATGATTACTCTGACAAAGCAAGACAACAGTCAGGTAGCAGTTTTGAAGAAACTATAATAGATGATTATCCgtcatttattataatataactGAGAGTCCTGTTCTGAGCTCCATATGCTGGTTTTACAGATCAACTCACTGCAAATACGATTCCTGCCCTCCATGACTGTTGGATACTCTCTTGATGTCTCCTCAGTCTCCTGTCTTGTccagacaaaaataaacatggtAAACAATCAGTGTTTATTAAATTGTTACATGGATATTAAATTAGCTCTTTCTATTTGTTCATTTATCTGCACATTCAAGTCAATTGTCATTGCTCTGCTCTGAAAACAATTTCTCTGTCCTCTGATTTCAGGATACGATTTATCTAGTGGAGGGGATTTGTGAGAACCCAGAAAGGTGGGATATTTTTGTATGACAACAATAAAGTTCAGCCagtatttgaatgttttttaaaaatatgaccTGGTCTTCTTTCTGTGTTCTTCATCAAGTAGTCGAGGAGAGCCTATATCGTCTGTTGTTGTCAGGTGCTTCACAGAGGCTTTGCCAGAGAACAGGTACCTCATTTTAACTGGATATATTTCTACGTAATTGTAGGTTGTGTAACAGTAGTCTGTATGATGTCAGAAATATGTGACTTACTTGACTTTTCTCCACTCACAGACTTAGTAGACTTCTTCACAAACACATGTTTGAAGAGGCTGAAAAGTTTGCAATCACATTTGAGCTGGATTTGGAGGTCAGTGTGTCATCTGTCttgtaaataaaagtaacattTGTGCAACTGTTGTAGGCTAGACTCTTTTACTTTTGTCCTTTGGCATCAGTGGGCAGTGGaataaaagatgttatttgaGCCGggggtttttttggttgttgctATTTGTATATAAATTATTACTCTGATCGAGGCTATACACAACTAACCATCCTTTCTTTGTTCAGCTTGTTTACAAGGTGAAGCTTGACTTTGTTCTGGAACAGTTAGCCTCTGCATCAGTTGGCGGCTATGGACAGGATGTGTGGTCTGAACTTGTGGAGGAGGCCAAAACCAACCTGATAAAGATCACAGTCAGTGTTGCAatgcttttttgtcttttgagtagtttgattttaatttagAGTTCAAAAATGGACTTCTTGAGTTAGTCAGAGCAAATTAAAATTGTTATCAAATTTTAACACCTTTCTAATAGAAGCacgtttttgtttgttttttctaggATGAGCAGTATGTGGAGGAATACTGCCTCAAGGCCCCGTGGCCGACCTTTGAGACAGCAGAGAAGATGCTAAACCATGCTGCTACACGATACTCCTCCTTACAGATCCAAGAGGCCTTGGCTAGGCTGGCAACATTCTGCAGCCTGCACGGCCCAGATAATTTCAAGTAATTTCAAATTCTTAGTGGCCTCCCATGTCGTGCAGTAAACTTTCgatattgtgttttgttcatgaCGTTCACGAATGTGTGATCTTTTTAGTGTGTTATTCTGTCATCCATAGTGGGATCGCCTGGATTGAGTTTCTGAACAGCAATGACAATTTAGGAGATATTCTGACTCACCTAAGAGAAGGAGACATGAAGGGTGCACAACTCCTTTGGCTCAGATGTGAGGTAAAGAAACTGCTTCATGCACTCAACCACCATTTGTCATATATCAATAACTTACCTTGTAATGCAGGCATTTTCTCACACATGCATGTAGTGCTAGTAAATGATGATTATGAATCAAAAAACTTTCTGTGAGTCAGTGTCAGTTCTGAAGTTGTTTACTGCTCCCTTTTTGTGGCAGGGAGAGATTGCAGCAGAGTTTGATGAGAGCAAGCTTGAAGCCGTGCTTGGAGCCATCCCAGAGGACCTGCCGTCCCAGGACCTCTGTCCTTGGTTTAGGACAGTTCTTGTACCTTTTGTGAGGAGAGTGGTTCCAACAGGACAGGTAGGATACATTCTCTCAAGCTTAAAATACTGACATCTCCACCGTATGGTGCTGTTTTCATGAGTCAAAGTTCTGTCTTTGTATAGAAAATCCTGGCGAGATGGCTCGAGCAGAGGGCAAGGAATCTGGAGTTGACAGAAAAGGTAAAGGAAAAATTTTATCTTGACCAGAAAGTTAAGTAAAGCCAGCTGCGATAATTCATGTGAAGTTCTGAATGTTTTTGATGATTTGAGGAAACTATTGGAAGCTAAAATCTAGTAGTAGTCTGGAAAACGAAAAGTATCAGTCACAGTAGTTAAACGAGTGAttgtaaatataatattttgttCCAGAGTGCTTGGCCCCAGAATGGGTTGGACCTGGCAGTGCTTGGACTGCCCTCTCTATGGGCATGGATGAAATCTGTAAGTTagtcacatttttctcttttcactatGAATGagtgtttgtacattttttcttaattatCATGACATTGTGTGattcatgatttatttgtatctttttttaaGGATGATAATTATGGTGCAGAAGAGGTGGAGAACCTCAAGACCCTGGTGTCCaacctccgtcagctcctgGACCTGCACCGGAAATATAGCTGCAGACTTTCGCTTTCAGTCTTTGAGAAGGTTCGTCTCTTATTAATGGCATATTACTACATTTGAGCTTTGAGAAAATATTGtattaaaatgcataaaaacatgtcatgtAGGGGCTGAGGTTATGCTTATCTATGCCTGTAGACGTCAGCAGAGAGCTGTAGAGATCGCTCTGTTTTGTAGATATTATGGTTTACATGTTAATTCATTATGAAAATGGGAAAAATACTTTTAAGTACATTACGGTGTTGTTgctatatatattataaagaTGATGATAGAGTGGACATAACAACATGAATATCTAACGAGTGGCATACTCATTCTCTGGTACATTTTGAGTGGGTTGTacgttttttttccatttcctaaTTTTATCTGTCTTCTGAATTTGGAAGGGGAGCGTACGGCGTGTCGCGTTCTTCATGCTAGACAAAGTGCCAGCTCCAGAGTTGATTGCAGCCACGGTGGAGAGCAGTATCCAGCCTTATGCGGAAGAGCATGAGATTCCTTTTGATGAGCTGCTTCTACAGTATATCAAGGTAAATGTCCACCACTGTCAAGCCCActggaaacacacatttaattgtCCAAATGCTTAAAGTGTTTCTCCTCTCACTCTAATCTTCACTAGGATCTGTTGGAGCGCTGCAGTTCTCAGACCACAACACTTTTCACAGAATGGGAAGCCAAAGCAGTAGCTGTGCTAGGCTGCATGACTGATACTGATGTAAGTTCCTGTAACACTACTTGGATACAGTTCGCAAAATGCTTATGGTTTATGAGCTGTCttaacagctacagtaaagccagtCAGTAAGgtggtaaaaaaatatttaagttTGTATAAGGATTTGTGAAAGCTCACATTATTGTATTTCCTGCCAGCTGATGGTGGACGCAGTGCTGGAGATCATGCAGAAGGCTGTAGTACCCTGGAGTATTGTGGTAGAAAAACTGGTTCAGCAGTACCTAAAGATGGATGGACCAAAGTATGTTTACAGTGTTCTCACCCTgatcctttttttccttcaaaaatttaaaaaaagaaattggtCATATTAGCAGTCTCtatataatttttttcaaaCTGATATTTTCCCCAGACAAGAGCTTTTAAAGGAGAGCTACCGGCTGATGGAGATCAGAAAACTTCTGAGGGGCTATGGGATCCGCAACTTCAACCTCTCTAACACCACTCAAATTATGGTAATTTGGATTTGGTTAATTATGTGACAAATTAACACTGCTGTGCCTCTCTATTAACCTTTTTCATATATACTGTGCATCTTCCTCAGACTCTGATTAGATACATCCTGAAGCAAGATTTGCCAATGTCTTTAGAAGACTCCCTGACATTAGCTGAAGCCTACAAACTTCCAACCTCACAGATAAACTTCTTGTTTCTCATTCAGCTGATTGGCCAAGGCAAGGTATGCTCATCTCCGTGGAAATATGAAATCACCAAATTTAAATAGTTTCCTTTAATGCATCCATGATTTACTGATAGGAAGTCTTTCATGCTGCTTTCAGACTGAGGAGTGCATGACTGTCCTGAAGAAGCTGTCCTCTGCAGAGGCAGAGTGTGTGATCGAGCGTCTCACATCCTGGGCtaggctgcagctgcaggacaAAGACCACATATCTGATGAGGTGAGGAGAGGGGTGATGTCATGTGTCATTTGATGTATTTGTATTCAATTCTCAATTTTGATGCAATTTCAAGACCACCAAGGGTCATGTGTTGCTGCATTTTAAGAATTAGTGCTTGTTCTTGCTGAGCTCTGGATGTCATTTTATCGTGATATCtcggatgctgctgctgctgacagaaatcTGATCTGATATGCCAGAATGTCCCCTGCCTGGGTGCTTTTCTCCGGGCACCTGTGATTGCATATTTAGATGCCTTCACAGctaaaacatcacaaacaagCCTCAAAGAATACCATACATAAAACTTGAATTAATCACCCCCTTAAGATCTGAACATAAATGGCAGAACAGCGTCAGGGTAAGCATACTTTATATTCGTTTTGGTATTTTGTATATCTCAACTTTGTTTTGACCTGTCTTCGATAGCACAAGAAACACCAGATGGTCATCGCTCAGGTGTCGGTGGAGGCTTTAAAATACCTACATATAATTCAAAAACGTAAGTATTTACTTGTCACAATTATAAACATGCACATGAACATCATAGAGTGATACCAGGTTTTATGCCCTCTGCAGATGATGCTCTTAAAAGCATGGAGTGTGAAAACAATCTCATCATGTTCAAGGCGATCGCCCACCTACAGGTGAGTCTCATTCAGTGAATGtttttaagttgtatttgagctttttttttacctgcagtttcttttcttttcttcaggaggactttgatgttttcttcaCCCCGTCCAATTATGAGGATCcaaacatgagaaaacaaatCCAGGAGCATCACATCACAGCCTATGAAAACACACGTGGCCGCCATTCATCTAAGATAAAGGCTACTACTACTCCAGTTGTGGCGAATGATCCTGATGGCAAGACCAAGACGATCTCCACAGAAGCTGACTTACGTCGTCTAGGAAGGCAACTGCAGCGCACCGAACAGGAGCTCTGGTCTGACTTGGCCCTGCGAGCTCTGCGAGTGGGAAAAGTGGACAAGGCTCTCAAAATCCTCAGGTTTGTATGTCTGGATGTTGTGCCGTATGTGTGAATCCAGGGGTGGGAAACTGATGGGGCATATGGACAATCTCTTATATTTCTTTGTTCTCTTTCCTTCATGTCATCAGTGAACTGTATGAACACCACTATAACACAAGCACAGGGAAGGTTTTGTTCACTGCTGCAAAGACTTTATGCCAGATGCTGGAGGCAGATGTGCCCATGGTGCTTCCTGATGACATGGATTTGCCCGCAGTCATCCATGATCTGGCCTGCCAGGCCATTACTGTGTGCCATTCAGGTGAAGAACGTGCAAACATCAGTGATGTTCAacaacattttatgtttgtgaaaACAGCTAGATTTATAACGCAGCCATTAGACTAGATACTGTTTAACTTCATTAATTTGCTGTGATCTTGCAGTAAAAAATGATGACGGTTTTGTTGTGACTGTACATCTGAAAGAGCCTCGAGGCTTAATATTTCACATTGGACGAGTTTCTTTGTGTGACATCTGAGTTAGCCTGACTGCTCTTTCTTGCTTCAAATAATTTCAAAGTTGCTAAATCCTTAAATTCAATATTATAACAACTGTTACAGATCTACTCCTTGATTGTTTGGAGCTTTGCAAGTGCACACGGATAGCTATGGATGTCTATCATCAGTGTCAGTTATCAGACAACTATGGCTTTATTGCCAAGGTTAGTAtcttgccttttcttttccatAGAATgacatttactttattttgttcTAGTTTGTGCTTAATGTGTTATTTGTCTTTTGTAAATCAgccatcatgtttacaaattAGAGCATTTAGATAAGAAATAATTTTCAGTCAAGAGGTTGTGCAATTGCAGTAAAACAGTTCCTATtggatttgaatattttaaaattggcaaaccaaaaaataatacataaaaaaacaacttccatttaagaaacaaacaaaaaaagtcgATGCAAATGAACATTGATTAATACCTCCCCTTTACAAAGTTGTGAAATAAACCAAATGCATCAAATAAAAATTTGTATTTGAATCGTGTCACAGGATTTGACTTTGGAGGCTGAAAAAGATCCATATTCTCAGTGGAGTTTTCAGGATGTCTTTAACGAAGACTGCATTGTTCTGGACCCAGTGTCTGTGCTTCCAGTCCAATACGAAATTACCAACTGCTTGCTGCCTGTTTCTCATGGTAAGATGCTCAAATTATAATCTATTTAATGTCTATTAAGGATTTCATCACCTTAGGGCAGTCCATCAGCTGTTATGCTAATTTATTCCATATCTTGCAGATATTAAACTGTACCCACTTGACTGCTCCTGTCTGTCACACTCCTCATTTGAAGATGGTATGTGCTTAAGTTTatatatcactttttttttccttttttttctctcttgaaGTTGTAATTTTTAGTTTATCTTGTGTCTTGCCTCACCCACATGCAGGTTCAAACTACCTGCAGCCCCTCCTGGGTCCCCTATCCAACATGTTACAGATGTTACAGGAGTGCAGTCAGCTGGAGCTGGCTCTCAGAGTGCTGCTCAACTCGTACGGCAGCTGCCTGCAGCACATCACCTCTAATGTAATGGACATAAAGCTCAGTGTACAGGTATGGCTGCAACATATCCAGTGGTGCTGTCAGTACCACTTCCTTGTATACTTATTAGACAATGGTACAATTATCATAGGTTGAGCAAAACATTTGGTAATGTTTGTACtaaaaaatgtctgtgtaaAATGTTTACTCTTCTTTCAGCTGTATGATACCCAAGCGCTTCAAAGGTACAAGATATGGTTAGCGGATCTTCAAAAGTCAACTACTTCAACACTGAACGCTGTTGCTGTGGCTCTTTTGAACAAAGTGAGTCTGATGTCATGAGAGGGTAGTATTAAATTTACTGCATTTAAGTATATATCTAAATAACTCTGTCTCTATTTTCTATTGCCTTCAGGTGTTCAACTGGAGGGTGGTCGATTGTGATCTGGCTATCGGACTCTGTACACTCCTCTCCAAAGCACAAGTCTACAAAATACTGTGGAAGGTTATTGACAACACCTGGCAAAACTATGACAAAATCTTGGTAGGCAATATGATCACTGCTCTTCTGTACTTTCTcaaactgttttattgttttaaaaatagaaatgaaagaaaaagatccAGGTAAAAGGGTAAATACTGGTACTAGAAACTCATGGAAACAGTTCTGTGGCGTGTTCGGtagattttaatgttgttgtgacATCAGAACTTAGCAATTAAGTTATTTTAAACCATCTCTCTACACCTGATTGACTTATCTATCTGAAATGGGAGCCCTTGAAAGGTATTATGTCATCAAATgataaaggaaaagttcacacACATGTGGTTGCACATTTccattcatgttttcatcagcAAATATAATCAGCCACTAactcttgattttttttattcaggctGTGGCCAGGATTGGAGCCAATCTATGCTGCTTGTATGGTGAGGCAGAGGAACAAGAGAAGTTCCTCTCTGTCATCACTGATGCTGAATGGGGCATCAAGCTTAGCAAacttgaggtgtgtgtgtgtgtgtggatgaaaaCCACTTCATAATTATATTCACATTATACTTAATTCTCTCCTGACTTCacatttacttgtattttttgGCCCAGATATCCATCCAACCAGTGTTCCGTCAGCGACCTGAGATGAAGAGTAGTCTGATCCCTGATCTGGTGAAAAACAGGAAGATCACCCCAGACATTATCCTCCAGTACTGCAGGTTAGCTGCTCACTCTGTAGTGTCGTACTCTTCAATCTATTTCAATATGGAATATACGGTTCCATTTGGGTTCAGACTCTGCTTAAGTGCCCGTCACAGTGTTTTTCTGCCTGTGCTAAAAGTCACCGTCTTCTTCCATCTGCAGCACCTTTGGTCTAGACCGTGACCGTGTGATCAACCAGTACATTACCACATTGCTGCTGCTCCAAGAGGATGAGGAAGGTGCAGGTGACCTGGGCGCAAGTCAGGAAGAGATGCAGCCTCTGTGTCATGCAGATGCTTTGGAGAGAGTCCTGCAGGTTATCCCGATGTTGCACAGCACCAGTGAGCTCACAGAAAGTCTCTGCGCTGCCATAGTGAAGGTTTGTGCATGGGGGACAAACGAGGAGAAGCTGATCTTTAAAGggccagtgtgtaggatttagggtaTAAATCTTTCAAAATGCCTTTCTCATACAGCTCAGCCCTTACAACTATGAGAGGATCGAAGTAGTGCTGAAGATCATACAGGCTGCTGACGAGAATGTGACAACATTTTCTACTAGtcaggtaaaagaaaaaaaacacaaagcatgtttataatttaatagTTTCCTTGTCTTCAAATGTATTGTGAAGCAAccaatgtattttattgtgcaGGCAACAGGCCTCCTTCAGCACCTGAAGTCCTACAAGCGAGTGTCTCCTGCCTCAGACGTGGAGAACACGTATCTTTTGGAAAACAGCCTGCTGCCACACCCCCTGTCCAACAGCAGACTGCCCTTCCACTTGCTTATGCagaccaaacatttctggaagaTTATCTGTAAGTTAGCTAGTGCCACTGTCTTATTTTCATCCTTCAGTATTACTGCTAACAAAACCCCGACTACTCAGATTTTATTATATCTGTGGTGGTTGCCTGTTGGTatcagatgtaatgtaaaagGAAGTAATTTCTCTTGACAGGTGATACATTAAACTTTAAACACTTGTAGCTGTGTTTGTCATCAAGGAATTGTTATTAGGAGTTAATGAGACGTGTTCAGGCTAAGGAAACTAAAACAAATTTCTGTGTTTAGCTCCTGAGCTCAGCGAGGAGACCTTCCCTACACTTCTTCTGATCAGCAAGCTGATGAAGGTAAAGCACACTAATCTAAAAAGTAGCCTTACTCGGtataatcacaaaaatgatAGGTTTATCcataaagtttgatttttatCAAGTTATTGATTTTGTCTTTGTCCAGGTGAGCCTCGACAAGTTATACATGTCAGCAGCAAACCATGTGTTTGAGAAGAAGATGAAACCTTTACTGTTGGAGCAGAAAAGAAAGGGTCAGGGTCATGGCTACAATAAAGAGATTGTCAAGGTGGCTAAGACCATGATGAAGTTCATCCACTGTATTCAGAGCCCAGAGTGGGCCGCTGCCACAGCCCACAAGATCACCCAGGAGCTGCCACCAGGTCTGACCGACAGATGAGACACTGCCACTAcactgcttgtttgtgtgtgtatgcatgtactGAATTGTTTCCTGTTCTCTACAGGCCATGAGAAGGCGCAGTCACTCAGGTTCTGTTTGGCTCTTGGAGAGGCCTGGCTGAAGGATCCAAACCTTGAGGTCtgtatttgtgatttttatgaTGTGATTTAAATTATACAATATACATTTAAAGTTCCACACATCCAGATCTGGTTAGTTTTATCATAAACAGGCTGGTTTTTattcactcctctcctcctacTCATGAGCAGGATGCAGCACGGGCCAGAGGGGAGATGTTTCTGTCCAAGCTGAAGCTGCAGTTCCAGCGCTCAGCTACTGAGAACACCTTGATAACAAGCCAGCTGAACAGCCCAGAGAATCTGAAACTGACTGGGCTGCCAGCCAGGCTCGTTGTGGCCCTGTATGAGCACAGCAGTGTGGAGCAGCactacagagacacaggaggtcAAACTTATCCTGGTGAGCACACTTTGACATAGCAGTCTGCTGTAAAAGCTAAAGTGAAGCGAGGTTCCTCTTTTAAGACCGACTTTATTTTTAGGCTGCTAAATAAGTGTGTTATATCTTCTATTTTGCTTTGCACTACTTTGAAATGACGCTGAAGATTAGTTTCCTCTCCTTTACACTGCACTATCCTCCTTCACAACGCATGCTAAGATTGTTTGATATTTTGCAACTGGGAGCCAAGTAAACAACAATGTTCGTTTGTTTTAATTGGATCATTTCCCTCTGAGCAGACATACATGCAGTGGTTAAGGAAATCGCCACCATCAACAACGTGGATCTCCTTAAAATCCGTAACATGATGTTGGAAAAATGGATCTGCAAAACAGGCCCTGCTGTTACCAAGGTGTGTGTCACTCTGAGCTTACACTtattttatatagttttatatAGTTATTCACAGTTTCTGTTCATCTCCTATTCTTAAATTACGTTTTATCAAATTTAAGACTCCAATGTGTAGAATTTtaacaaagcatttttttctttaataaaggATATTGGTAATTATGAATGTGTCAGCAACATCGAGGAAGACCCGGACTTAATGAGGTAGAGACATCTCTGTTactttttgcagcatttttgcATAAATTGTCAATAAAAAGGAAGGTTGTGTTATCACCTACAGCACTTTAAATCTGTTTAAAAGCAATGttgattgttgtttttgatGCTCTCAGGGTGGTGTACATGCTGCAGTCTTGCCCTATGGATGATGCTGTCCGTCTTCTACGCCCTATCCTATCTGCTGAAACCTGGGTAAGTAATTAACTGAAGCAAGTCAAAATTCGACAAATCGTGCAGAGAAAGTGTCTGATGTCTGTTTTTGGACCTCCCACTGTAGCCCCTCAGCACTTCTGGCCCTCGTCTGACCTTCTGTCATCGGACTCGAGCGCTGCTTTGCCTCGTCCGCCTCGCCGATGCAGCCACACTGGAGGCTCAGTTAAAGATCCCCAGGACCAAAATTCAGTAAGAGGCCAAGAAATACACTGACAACTGATGTAGTCCTTGATTGCAAAGTTAGTTTAAGGGGTTTGTAAGATGTGTAAATGCTTCTGTGTTTCATATTACCACGCAGATACTACCTGAAGTGCTACATCTTTGTGTCTCAGCTGGAGGCATTGAACATCCCTTACACAGTGCAGTCTTTCCTCAATAGTCCCAAAGAGGGCTTGGTTAAAGGGCTGTGGAAGAACCACAGTCATGAGCCACAGGTACTTTATatactgaaaacactgaaactaTTCCAGCTAGTTACTTCATTTTAAGTGAACTATGTTACAGGAAAACTGAAGCACCCTTTGTCCTTTCAGGCGGTGCGGTTGGTGGCAGACCTGTGCTTGGAGTATCAGGTGTACGACCCTCAGCTGTGGAA encodes the following:
- the kntc1 gene encoding kinetochore-associated protein 1 isoform X2; protein product: MWSDVELLTNEDTNTVRFGSVSREENGSGLYQVDTLVKISTANEVQADPCLSSSSGTNWSIVVADKTVILFDQSYQTILLLLHFETDVDAIDVCLDGQFLVVCERNGNLHLIYVPHKRILLTRALVEKPSKDDKKTYRYLITEEDKASLGMYHVFLLVKDGFFHITNLALAKIETAIEKMDLGALKELQSLIKIDFCSTRDYHDEGCSTAVMFNLGNEIHFLIGGDKENVVTDWTMDPHQAKMCLAHSVNNSLIPGVRKMVVVENLLYILDTEDTLSLWDLHFLVMIHCWPDVAIHDFELTTECGSASMVAQDKGSMKMITLTKQDNSQINSLQIRFLPSMTVGYSLDVSSVSCLVQTKINMDTIYLVEGICENPESRGEPISSVVVRCFTEALPENRLSRLLHKHMFEEAEKFAITFELDLELVYKVKLDFVLEQLASASVGGYGQDVWSELVEEAKTNLIKITDEQYVEEYCLKAPWPTFETAEKMLNHAATRYSSLQIQEALARLATFCSLHGPDNFNGIAWIEFLNSNDNLGDILTHLREGDMKGAQLLWLRCEGEIAAEFDESKLEAVLGAIPEDLPSQDLCPWFRTVLVPFVRRVVPTGQKILARWLEQRARNLELTEKSAWPQNGLDLAVLGLPSLWAWMKSDDNYGAEEVENLKTLVSNLRQLLDLHRKYSCRLSLSVFEKGSVRRVAFFMLDKVPAPELIAATVESSIQPYAEEHEIPFDELLLQYIKDLLERCSSQTTTLFTEWEAKAVAVLGCMTDTDLMVDAVLEIMQKAVVPWSIVVEKLVQQYLKMDGPKQELLKESYRLMEIRKLLRGYGIRNFNLSNTTQIMTLIRYILKQDLPMSLEDSLTLAEAYKLPTSQINFLFLIQLIGQGKTEECMTVLKKLSSAEAECVIERLTSWARLQLQDKDHISDEHKKHQMVIAQVSVEALKYLHIIQKHDALKSMECENNLIMFKAIAHLQEDFDVFFTPSNYEDPNMRKQIQEHHITAYENTRGRHSSKIKATTTPVVANDPDGKTKTISTEADLRRLGRQLQRTEQELWSDLALRALRVGKVDKALKILSELYEHHYNTSTGKVLFTAAKTLCQMLEADVPMVLPDDMDLPAVIHDLACQAITVCHSDLLLDCLELCKCTRIAMDVYHQCQLSDNYGFIAKDLTLEAEKDPYSQWSFQDVFNEDCIVLDPVSVLPVQYEITNCLLPVSHDIKLYPLDCSCLSHSSFEDGSNYLQPLLGPLSNMLQMLQECSQLELALRVLLNSYGSCLQHITSNVMDIKLSVQLYDTQALQRYKIWLADLQKSTTSTLNAVAVALLNKVFNWRVVDCDLAIGLCTLLSKAQVYKILWKVIDNTWQNYDKILAVARIGANLCCLYGEAEEQEKFLSVITDAEWGIKLSKLEISIQPVFRQRPEMKSSLIPDLVKNRKITPDIILQYCSTFGLDRDRVINQYITTLLLLQEDEEGAGDLGASQEEMQPLCHADALERVLQVIPMLHSTSELTESLCAAIVKLSPYNYERIEVVLKIIQAADENVTTFSTSQATGLLQHLKSYKRVSPASDVENTYLLENSLLPHPLSNSRLPFHLLMQTKHFWKIISPELSEETFPTLLLISKLMKVSLDKLYMSAANHVFEKKMKPLLLEQKRKGQGHGYNKEIVKVAKTMMKFIHCIQSPEWAAATAHKITQELPPGHEKAQSLRFCLALGEAWLKDPNLEDAARARGEMFLSKLKLQFQRSATENTLITSQLNSPENLKLTGLPARLVVALYEHSSVEQHYRDTGGQTYPDIHAVVKEIATINNVDLLKIRNMMLEKWICKTGPAVTKDIGNYECVSNIEEDPDLMRVVYMLQSCPMDDAVRLLRPILSAETWPLSTSGPRLTFCHRTRALLCLVRLADAATLEAQLKIPRTKIQYYLKCYIFVSQLEALNIPYTVQSFLNSPKEGLVKGLWKNHSHEPQAVRLVADLCLEYQVYDPQLWNSLLQKLLGFNLINHLQRVLEAVMAVPALWEISSFSRTWRSMILAPFVSASVPLSPDQQATLYRTFVLLLKCPFLLNLDLIGIANRFAQFNLPAFALGTLLLIPCANKKAQQIQGFLSVCNPVAVLEQVEDLMNTGELAGIPSQIRETVLTFISENGQHQKLLKTKHFQHLKQLIVSNGQPNQVKDLVDYLISQNCQDDADSLAREYMKHREHQRGRTLTNGSPSPSCLKEFLNMQNGVSG